Proteins co-encoded in one Papaver somniferum cultivar HN1 chromosome 5, ASM357369v1, whole genome shotgun sequence genomic window:
- the LOC113280879 gene encoding LRR receptor-like serine/threonine-protein kinase RPK2 — protein MRCLSGIRCKHNPNNHSSIHVLLLTLDLLFLLCTFASAGRVAVVNSDKYVLLEFKSSVVDPFGVLSSWKNNNDDHCSWVGVTCDQKARVVSLNISGAGGGGGGKTRTCSKYLQFPLYGFGIRRNCVENEWKLKGKLSPLIGKLTELRVLSLPFHDLSGEIPVEIWGLRNLQVLDLEGNSFNGVLSSQIGGLKSLRVLNLGFNEISGEIPGSLEKCLGLEIINLARNQVNGTVPRFIAKLSNLRGLYLSLNELGGSIPKEIGANCGSLVHLDLSGNFLVGEVPSSLGECKQLESLLLFANMLEDVIPPELGKLENLQVLDVSRNSLSGSIPAELGKCRELSVLILSNMFDPVGILEYPRGGDSSFRLRSASEDDFNYFQGAVPVEITTLPKLKIIWAPRATLEGEIPRNWGACQNLEMVNLGQNLFTGGIPEVFGSCKNLHFLDLSSNRLTGILNQNLTVPCMSVFDVSGNLLTGSIPIFSQGVCPPLPSLRAYGTQPFDPASAYSSFFAYKSQTGSLLPSFGASGNFGIFHNFGGNNLTGSLLSLPIASERLGDQTAYAFLAGGNKLNGSFPEVLFEKCDALNGMVANVSDNQISGPLPVEAGGMCRSLKLLDISGNSISGSVPQSFGDFESLVTLDLSRNKLYGPIPVSLGRLKDLQYLLLASNNLTGEIPSSLGQLHSLKVLDLSSNSLASEIPGDIANLKNLTVLLLNSNKLSGQIPSGLANVTKLSTFNVSFNNLSGPIPWSEDLMNCSSVRGNPFLQSCHLYALSRPTSDVQRRNGDLQNYMGAPPPPAINKSRGFNSIEIASVASASAIVSVLLALVVLFLYTRKCVPKSRVGGSDRRREVTIFNDIGVPLSYENVVRGTGSFNASNCIGNGGFGATYKAEITPGFLVAIKRLSVGRFQGVQQFHAEIKTLGRMRHQNLVTLIGYHASETEMFLIYNYLSGGNLENFIQERSERAVDWKTLHKIALDIARALAYLHDECVPRVLHRDVKPSNILLDNDYNAYLSDFGLARLLGTSETHATTGVAGTFGYVAPEYAMTCRVSDKADVYSYGVVLLELISDKKALDPSFSPYGNGFNIVGWACMLLRQGRAKEFFTTGLWDSGPHDNLVETLHLAVMCTVDSLSIRPTMKQVVQRLKQLQHVRGVS, from the coding sequence ATGCGCTGTTTATCAGGAATCAGATGTAAACATAATCCTAATAATCATAGTAGTATTCATGTTCTTCTTCTGACTTTGGATCTACTCTTCTTATTGTGTACTTTTGCTTCTGCTGGTCGTGTTGCTGTTGTTAATTCAGATAAATATGTTTTGCTTGAGTTTAAGTCTTCAGTTGTAGACCCTTTTGGGGTTTTATCTTCATGGAAGAATAACAACGATGATCACTGTTCTTGGGTTGGTGTTACTTGTGATCAGAAAGCTAGGGTTGTCTCACTTAACATCTCTGGTGCTGGTGGCGGAGGAGGAGGTAAGACTCGAACTTGTTCTAAATATCTTCAATTTCCTTTGTATGGGTTTGGGATTAGGAGGAATTGTGTTGAGAATGAGTGGAAACTGAAAGGAAAGTTGTCTCCTTTGATTGGGAAACTAACTGAGCTTAGAGTTTTGTCTTTGCCGTTTCATGATTTGAGTGGTGAAATTCCTGTTGAAATTTGGGGGTTGAGGAATTTACAAGTGCTTGATCTAGAAGGGAATTCGTTTAATGGGGTTTTGTCTAGTCAAATTGGGGGATTGAAGAGTTTAAGGGTTCTTAATCTTGGGTTTAATGAGATTTCTGGAGAGATTCCGGGGTCACTGGAGAAATGTCTTGGGTTAGAGATTATCAATTTAGCTCGTAACCAGGTGAATGGGACGGTTCCTAGGTTTATCGCCAAGTTATCCAACTTGAGGGGGCTTTATCTGTCACTGAATGAACTGGGTGGGTCGATACCCAAGGAGATTGGAGCTAACTGTGGGAGTCTCGTGCATCTCGATCTTTCTGGAAATTTCTTAGTCGGTGAGGTTCCTAGTAGTTTGGGGGAGTGTAAACAGCTGGAATCATTGCTGCTGTTTGCTAATATGTTGGAAGATGTTATACCTCCTGAACTAGGTAAGCTTGAAAATCTCCAAGTGTTGGATGTGTCAAGGAACAGCCTTAGTGGGTCTATACCGGCTGAACTAGGAAAATGTCGGGAATTATCTGTATTAATCCTCTCAAATATGTTTGATCCCGTGGGGATTTTAGAGTATCCAAGGGGAGGGGATTCTTCATTTCGGTTGCGCTCTGCTTCTGAAGACGATTTCAATTATTTCCAAGGTGCTGTTCCTGTGGAAATTACCACACTGCCGAAGCTGAAGATAATTTGGGCACCAAGAGCTACGCTTGAAGGTGAGATTCCGAGGAATTGGGGTGCTTGTCAAAACTTGGAAATGGTTAACTTGGGTCAGAATCTTTTTACTGGAGGAATACCTGAGGTGTTTGGGTCTTGTAAGAATCTTCATTTTCTTGATTTGAGCTCAAATAGGCTGACTGGGATACTTAATCAGAACCTTACAGTTCCTTGTATGTCTGTGTTTGATGTGAGCGGGAACCTCTTAACAGGCTCTATACCCATTTTCAGTCAGGGAGTTTGCCCTCCTCTTCCCTCGTTACGTGCTTATGGTACCCAACCTTTCGATCCCGCATCTGCATATTCATCTTTTTTTGCGTATAAATCTCAGACAGGGTCCTTGTTGCCGTCTTTCGGAGCCAGTGGGAATTttggaatttttcataattttggtGGGAATAACCTTACTGGTTCTCTCCTGTCTTTGCCAATTGCTTCTGAAAGACTTGGAGATCAGACTGCTTATGCATTTCTTGCTGGTGGAAATAAGCTCAACGGATCATTCCCTGAAGTTCTGTTTGAAAAATGTGATgcactgaatgggatggtagcgAATGTTAGCGATAATCAAATTTCCGGACCACTTCCAGTGGAGGCGGGTGGAATGTGCAGATCTCTCAAACTTTTGGATATATCAGGGAACTCGATTAGCGGATCAGTGCCTCAAAGTTTTGGGGATTTCGAGTCTCTTGTCACTCTGGATTTGAGTAGGAACAAGTTGTACGGTCCTATTCCAGTCAGTCTTGGCAGGTTAAAGGACCTGCAGTATCTCTTGTTGGCTTCTAATAACCTGACTGGTGAAATCCCTTCTAGCTTGGGACAGTTGCACTCTCTGAAAGTGTTGGATCTTTCTTCGAATTCTCTTGCTAGTGAGATTCCAGGAGATATTGCAAATCTGAAAAACCTGACTGTTCTTCTGCTAAACAGCAATAAACTCTCAGGGCAAATCCCATCTGGTTTGGCTAATGTTACAAAGCTCTCTACGTTTAATGTGTCCTTCAATAATCTATCTGGGCCTATTCCATGGAGCGAGGATCTGATGAATTGCAGCAGTGTTCGTGGCAACCCTTTTCTTCAGTCTTGTCATTTGTATGCTCTATCAAGACCAACTTCAGATGTTCAGAGAAGGAATGGGGACTTGCAAAATTATATGGGGGCCCCTCCTCCACCTGCTATTAACAAAAGTAGGGGATTTAATTCCATTGAAATTGCATCAGTAGCCTCGGCATCAGCAATTGTTTCCGTGCTTCTAGCTCTGGTAGTCCTTTTCTTGTACACAAGAAAGTGTGTTCCGAAGTCCAGGGTTGGAGGGTCGGATAGAAGAAGAGAGGTTACTATTTTCAACGACATAGGGGTTCCACTGTCTTACGAAAATGTTGTGCGGGGAACAGGTAGCTTTAATGCAAGCAACTGCATTGGGAATGGAGGCTTTGGGGCTACTTACAAGGCCGAAATCACTCCAGGATTTCTGGTGGCTATAAAGAGGCTCTCAGTTGGGCGGTTCCAAGGGGTTCAGCAGTTCCATGCAGAGATCAAGACCCTTGGAAGGATGCGTCATCAAAATCTTGTCACGTTGATAGGTTACCATGCTAGTGAAACGGAGATGTTTCTCATTTATAACTACTTGTCAGGGGGTAATTTAGAGAATTTCATTCAGGAAAGGTCTGAGAGAGCAGTGGATTGGAAAACACTTCACAAAATCGCTCTGGATATTGCTCGTGCACTAGCATATCTTCACGACGAATGTGTGCCGCGGGTGCTTCATCGCGATGTCAAGCCAAGCAATATCTTATTGGATAACGATTACAATGCTTATCTGTCTGATTTTGGATTGGCTAGACTCTTGGGTACCTCTGAAACCCATGCTACAACCGGTGTTGCTGGGACTTTTGGTTATGTAGCTCCGGAGTATGCAATGACTTGTCGTGTTTCTGATAAAGCTGATGTCTACAGTTATGGCGTGGTGCTTCTTGAGCTTATCTCTGATAAAAAAGCTTTGGACCCCTCGTTTTCACCGTACGGGAATGGTTTCAATATCGTTGGATGGGCATGTATGCTTCTTAGACAGGGCAGGGCCAAGGAGTTCTTCACCACTGGTTTATGGGATTCAGGTCCCCATGATAATTTGGTGGAGACTCTGCATCTGGCTGTCATGTGTACTGTGGATTCTCTTTCAATCCGGCCAACGATGAAGCAGGTCGTTCAACGGCTGAAGCAACTTCAACACGTACGTGGTGTTAGTTAG